DNA sequence from the Streptomyces canus genome:
TGTCCAACTCCTTTACACCACAGGCCTGTTCGACACGACCGCACTCGCAGAGTTCCCGCTGGTCATCCGCCTGCGCAACGACGCGGACCTCAGGGCCGGCCTGAAGTACATCAGCGTGGAGGAACACCTCCGCCCGGGCCTGCCTCAGCAGCCCCAGGCGGGGGAGGCGGTACGCAGCGAGATCACGGCGACCCGGATGTTCAAGCGTCCGGCGCCGGTCACTCCGTAAGGAGGCTCAGCCGCCCGTAAGGAGGCTCAGCCGCTCAGGAGTGGGACAGCCGCCCTGTGCCGCCTTGTCGCCGTATGCGCTCCTGCGTCCGCTCGGCAACACGCGCCTGCCGCCGGGCCTTGCGCCGCTCACGCCGCAGTGCGCGCGCCGTGCTGCTCGGGGTCGACACGACGCCGTGGCGCTGGTTCCACACCTGGCGGGTCACCCAGACGTCCAGGGCGCCCCAGGTGGCCACCACGGTGCTGGCCACACTGCTGAGCACCATCGGGAACGCCAGCCAGGAGCCGGCCAGGGTGCACAGGAAGGCCACCATCGCCTGGAGCAGGGTCACGGCGATGATGAGCACCGCCCGCACCGCGGACGTCCGCACCGGATCCGGCAGCCGACGCCTGCGTGCGGGTTCCTCGACCCACAATGGCCGGTACGGCTCCTCCCGGGCCGCACCGCGTCCGCTCGGCGCGTCCGACCCCGCCGGTATGTCGAGAGCCCGCGCTTCGGGGCGCCGTGACGCCGTCGGACTCGCCGTCTTCACGCCGCTTCCCGGCGCCTCCTGCCGTTCCGCCGTCCCCATCACCGTGTCACTCCCCACCGCCGGCAGACCTTTCGTCCCGGTGTCTGTGGACCGGGCTTCAAGGTGGCTGCCCGGCTTGCGCTGCTTTACGCCGCCCAGTTGCAGATGCGGCTCCTGTGGCCGAATCCACCGCCATTTCCCGAAGGGAAGGACGAACAAGACCTCTTCAAGATTCCCGCACGACGTCAAAGAAACGAAAAAATCCAGCCAACCACCCACCCTGGCCGATCGGTTCCGGTCGGACGCGGACCACCTGATCGCAGGAGGCAATCTCCCGCAATGGGAGGACAACTCCCCATGTCGCGATACCAGAGCGGAAGTTCGGGTTCCGGACGCAACTTCGAGTTACGTGTGCGTCGGTAGTAGGCTCGCGCCGTTTGTTGACGTACATGTGTACCCCCGGCCGGCGGGGGTCGAGCTGGGGGAGGCCATGCGCTTTCGCGGGAAGTCGATCCGCCGGAAGATCGTGGCGCTGCTTCTCGTGCCGCTGGTGTCCCTGATCGCGGTGTGGGGCTTCGCCACGGTACTGACGGGACGTGAGGTCGCCCAGCTGTTCCAGGTGTCGACCGTCACGGAGAAGCTCGGTTATCCCATCGAGGACACCGTGCGCGTGCTCCAGCAGGAACGGCGCCAGACGCTTGTCTATCTGGCTGATCCGCGCGCGTCGGACGCCCTGTCCGCGCTGCGCAGCACGAGGAACGCCTCCGACGACGCCATCGCCAAGTTCCGGCAGAACGCGCGCGATCCCGATGCCCGCGACGGACTGGACCAGGACGACGACGAACGCCTCACCGCCGTCCTGGACGCGTTCGACGGCATCGACTCACTGCGCCGCAGCGTCGAGGAGGGCACGGTCACCCGCCTCCAAGCGTTCGACCAGTACAACCGCCTCGTCGACCCCGCCTACGCCCTGCTCGCCACCCTCGACGGCGTCGACAGCGTCGAGTTGGACAAGCAGGCACGAGCTCTGGTCAACGTCACCCGGGCCCGCGAACTGCTCTCCCGCGAGGACGCCCTGCTCGGCTCCGCCCTGGTGGTGGGCAAGCTCACTCGCGACGAGATCCGGGATGTCTCCGACCTCGTCGCGCAGCGGACCCTGCTGTACGACATCAACCTGGGAGTGCTGCCGACGTCGGAACGCGAGCGGTACGAGCGCTTCTGGAAGAACGCCGGAACCGCCCCGCTGCGCTCCGCGGAGCAGTCCGTCGCCGGTGCCGATCCCGGCGCCGACGGCGACATCAGCGCCAAGAGCTGGGACGCCGCCGCGGGCAGTGTGCTCGACGAACTCGCCAAGCTCGACGACCAGGCCGGCGACCGCCTTCAGGACCGTGTCCGGCCGGACGCGATGGGCGTGATCATCAAGGCGGCCGTCGTCGGCGTTCTCGGCCTGGTCGCCCTGCTCTTCTCGCTCGTGCTGTCCGTGCGCGTCGGCCGCACCCTCATCCGCGACCTGAGGCAACTGCGCCTGGAGGCCCACGAGGCCTCCGGCGTACGGCTGCCCAGCGTGATGCGCCGGCTCTCCGTGGGCGAACAGGTGGACGTCGAGACCGAGGTCCCGCGCCTGGAGTACGACAAGAACGAGATGGGTGAGGTCGGCCAGGCCCTCAACACCCTCCAGCGCGCGGCCGTCGAAGCCGCCGTCAAGCAGGCAGAGTTGCGCGCCGGGGTCTCCGAGGTCTTCGTCAACCTCGCCCGCCGCAGCCAGGTCCTCCTGCACAAGCAGCTCACGCTGCTCGACACCATGGAGCGCCGCACCGAGGACACCGACGAGCTCGCCGACCTCTTCCGCCTCGACCACCTGACCACCCGTATGCGCCGGCATGCCGAGGGTCTGGTGATCCTCTCCGGTGCGGCCCCCTCCCGGCAGTGGCGCAAACCAGTCCAGCTCATGGACGTCGTCCGCGCCGCCGTCGCCGAGGTCGAGGACTACGAGCGCATCGAGGTCCGCAGGCTGCCCAGGGTGGCCGTGACCGGGCCGGCCGTCGCGGACCTCACACATCTCGTGGCCGAACTCCTGGAGAACGCCACGGTGTTCTCCCCGCCGCACACCGCCGTCCAGGTCCTGGGCGAGCGCGTCGCCAACGGCTTCACCCTGGAGATCCACGACCGCGGACTCGGCATGGCAGCCGACGCGCTGCTGGACGCCAACCTCCGGCTCGCCGAGACACCGGAGTTCGAGCTCTCCGACACCGACCGGCTGGGTCTGTTCGTGGTCAGCCGGCTCGCCCAGCGGCAGAACGTCAGGGTCTCGCTGCAGCCTTCGCCGTACGGCGGCACGACGGCTGTCGTCTTCATTCCCGACGCGCTGCTGACCGACGACGTCCCGGACACCAACGGCATCGGCTTCCGTCTCGACCGCCCCCGGCCGTCGAAGGAGGCCGAACTGGACGAGGCCCAGCGCGTCTCGCTCACCCGGGGACCGGCCCAGCTGGCGGGCAGGCCGCCCGCGATCCTGGACGGCCCGGTCGAACTGGAGGCTCCTGTCGACCTGGACGCCCTGAACGACTTCCCGGGTGTGCTCGACTCCGACGACAGCGAGCGTGGCGGACTGTTCCGCCCGCGCCGCTCCCTGGCCCAGGTCGACGACGAAGCCCCGGGAACCGACGGGGCAGACATCGGCGACGGCGGCCCGGACGCCCCGGTGTCGCTGTCCCGCCGCCGCACTCCCAAGCTGGTCACCTCCCACGGGCGTCCGGTCACTGACGAGCGGACGGGACGCGAGGAGACGGACGAGCCACCGGCGATCGGACCGGGCACGTCCCGGCCGCACACGGCCCCCTCGGCCGGGCAGGGGCCCGCGCGCTCCGAACCTCCCACGCTGCCGAGCCGCCGTCGCGCCGCGGCCCTGCGCCGGGGCACCGGCGTGGCAGACCGCCTCGACGAGCTGACGGAATCACCGACCTCCTCGGCATCCCCGAGCCGTGAACCCGGCGGGCCGTCCGGCGCTCCGGTCCTGCCCCGACGCACCCGGCGCGCCGAAATCGCGTCCAGCGGCACGGGCCCGGACTCGGGCGACTCCGCCACCGGCGACACCGACAGGCCGGACACGCCCGCACTTGGCCCCGTCGCGTCCGCACCGGGCGCCCTCGGCAGGGGCGGCCCCGCAGACTCCGCCCCGGACGGCGTCGTACGTCCCGGCTGGGGCGAGTCCGTCCGCGGCGCCTCCGGTTCGGGCAGGCCGCCCCTCGGCGCCGCACGTGGGTCCCAGGACGCCGCGTCCGGCACCGCCCCGCTGCCCCGCCGTGTAAGGCAGGCCAACCTGGCTCCCCAGCTCAAGCAGGCTCCGGAGCGGCGCCCCCAGAACCAGGCGGAGCCCACCGAACGGGACGCCGACGAGGTACGCAGCCGCATGGCCTCGCTCCAGCGCGGCTGGCAGCGTGGCCGTGAGGAGAACGCCGTGGGCGACGACACGCCAGGCGGCACAGCACCACAACGAACGACTAAGGGGGACGGTCGATGACCGCACCGAAGGCGACCGACAAGTCCGGCGAGCTGAACTGGCTCCTCGACGACCTGGTGGACCGCGTCGCGAGCATCCGCAAGGCCCTGGTGCTCTCCAGCGACGGCCTCCCGACCGGCGTGTCCAAGGACCTGACCCGCGAGGACAGCGAGCACCTCGCCGCCGTGGCGTCCGGGTTCCACAGCCTCGCCAAGGGGGTGGGACGGCATTTCGAGGCGGGAAACGTCCGGCAGACGGTCGTGGAACTGGACGACGCCTTCCTGTTCGTGACGGCCGCCGGTGACGGCAGCTGCCTCGCCGTCCTCTCGGACGCCGATTCGGACGTGGGCCTCGTCGCGTACGAGATGACGCTCCTGGTCAAGCGGGTCGGTGTGCATCTCGGTGCCGCCCCGCGCACCGATCTGCCTCAGGGCGGGTAGTGAGATGGCATGAGCACAGAAGGTCAGGGAAGAAGCCACTGGTTCGACGACGAGGCCGGACCGGTGGTCCGTCCGTACGCCATGACACGCGGCCGTACCACGAGTGCCGGGCAGCACCGTCTCGACCTCATCGCGGTCGTCGTGGCCGAATCCCATACGGACGATCCCGAAGGGGACCACTCGCTGTCCCCCGAGCACGTGGACATCGTCGACCTGTGCCGGGACACCCCCCAGTCGGTCGCCGAGCTGTCCTCCGAACTGGACCTGCCCATCGGGGTCGTACGGGTCCTCATAGGCGACCTCGTGGCCTCGGAGTGGGTCCATGTGAACCGGCCGGTGCCGCCCGCCGAGCTTCCGGACGAGAGCATCCTGCGTGACGTGATCAACGGCCTCAGAGCCCTGTGACCGTCCGGCCCGCCCTCCCGGGGGCCGCTCCGGCGGTGCCGCGAGACGCGCACGGACGGCGTCGGGGCACGGCGCCGCCCGGCGCGCCCACCGCGCGCGCCTGACCTCGGTGAACACCGAGGACGTGCCACGGACCCACGGCGGGGGTCCCCACCGGTCCACGGCGGGCGCCGGAACACCCCTGCCGATATGATCTGACTGATCGTCGACGACCATCCGCGGACGGCCGCCCACCAGTCCGCGGACATGGTTGCGAGCAGTGCGATCCGGGAGACGGACGTGACGACAGGCTGGCAGTTCTGGGTCGACCGAGGCGGCACCTTCACCGATATCGTCGCGCGACGCCCGGACGGCCGCCTGCTCACCCACAAGCTGCTGTCGGAGAACCCGGCCCGCTACGCCGACGCCGCGGTCGCCGGGGTCCGCGCGCTCCTGGACGGCTCCGGGGAACCCGTCGACGCCGTTCGCATGGGCACCACCGTCGCCACCAACGCCCTGCTGGAGCGCAAGGGGGAGCGGACCCTCCTCATCATCACCCGCGGTTTCCGCGACGCCCTGCGCATCGCCTACCAGAACCGCCCCCGCATCTTCGCCCGCCGCATCGAACTCCCCGAGCTCCTCCACGAGCGGGTCGTGGAGGCCGACGAGCGCGTCGCCGCCGACGGCACGGTGCTGCGCGCCCCCGACCTGGACGCCCTCGCGGGTCCCCTCCAGGAGGCGTACGACGACGGGATCCGGGCCGTCGCCGTGGTCTGCATGCACAGCTACCTCCACCCCGCCCACGAGCAGGCGATCGGACAGCTCGCCGCCCGCGTCGGCTTTCCGCAGATCTCGCTCTCCAGCGAGGTCAGCCCGCTGATGAGACTCGTCCCGCGCGGGGACACCGCCGTCGTCGACGCCTACCTGTCGCCGGTGCTGCGCCGATACGTCCGGCACGTCGCGGACGAACTCGAAGGCGTGCGGCTGATGTTCATGCAGTCGAACGGCGGCCTCGCCGAAGCTCGGCAGTTCCGCGGCAAGGACGCCATCCTGTCCGGCCCCGCAGGCGGCATCGTCGGGATGGCCCGCATGTCCCAACTGGCCGGTTTCGACCAGGTCATCGGTTTCGACATGGGTGGCACCTCCACCGACGTCTCGCACTTCGCGGGCGAGTACGAACGCGTCTTCACCACCCAGATCGCCGGTGTCCGGCTGCGCGCCCCCATGCTGGACATCCACACCGTCGCGGCCGGCGGCGGCTCGGTCCTGCACTTCGACGGCTCCCGCTACCGTGTAGGGCCGGACTCGGCGGGCGCGGACCCGGGCCCGGCCTGCTACCGGGGCGGCGGCCCGCTCGCCGTCACCGACGCCAACGTGATGCTCGGCCGCATCCAACCCGCCCACTTCCCCGGGGTGTTCGGCCCGGACGGCGACCAGCCCCTCGACGCCGAACTCGTCCGCGACCGCTTCACCGCCCTCGCACGCGAGATCCGCGAGCGGACCGGTGACGACCGGACTCCCGAACAGGTCGCCGAGGGATACCTCCAGATCGCCGTCGCCAACATCGCCAACGCCGTCAAGCGGATCTCCGTCCAGAAGGGCCACGACGTCACCCGCTACGCCCTCACCACCTTCGGCGGGGCGGGTGGCCAACACGCGTGCATGGTCGCCGACTCGCTCGGTATGCGCACGGTCCTGGTGCCGCCCATGGCCGGTGTTCTGTCCGCGCTCGGCATCGGACTCGCCGACACCACGGCCATGCGTGAACAGTCCGTCGAGGCCCCCCTGGAGCCCGCCGCGATGTCCGGTGTCCTCAAGACCGCCGATGACCTGGAGAGCGCCGCCCGCGCCGAACTCCGCGCCGAGGACGTCCCCGAGAAACGTATCCAGGTCACTCGCCGCGCCCAGCTCCGCTACGACGGCACCGACACCCCCCTGACCGTCGAGCTGAGCGAACCGACCACGATGAGGCACGCCTTCGAGGAACGTCATCGCGCCACATACTCCTTCACCCTCGACCGCCCGCTCGTCGTCGAAGCCCTCTCCGTCGAAGCCACCGGCATCACCGAACCCCCCGATCTCTCCGCCCTGGCCCTCTACCAGGGCGGTCCCACCGCCCCCGAAACCGTCCGCCTCCACACGGCCGGCACCTGGCGCGACGTCCCCCTCCACCGCCGCGAGGACCTGCCCCCCGGCGAGACCGTCACCGGCCCCGCGATCATCACCGAGACCAGTGCGACGACCGTCGTCGACGACGGCTGGCGGGCCGTGACGACCGACGACGGGCATCTGGTCATGGAACGCATGACGATTACGGAGAGTTCCGATCTCGACACACATGCCGACCCGGTTCTGCTCGAGGTCTTCAACAACCTCTTCATGTCCATCGCCGAACAGATGGGCGCCCGGCTGGAGTCCACGGCCCAGTCCGTCAACATCAAGGAACGCCTGGACTTCTCCTGCGCCCTCTTCGACCCGGACGGAAACCTGGTGGCCAACGCCCCACACATCCCCGTCCACCTGGGTTCCATGGGCACCAGCGTCCAAGAGGTCATCCGCAGGCGCGGGTCGTCCATGAACCCCGGGGACACCTACGCGGTCAACGACCCGTACCACGGCGGCACCCACCTGCCCGACGTCACCGTGATCACCCCGGTGTTCGACGCGAAGACCACGGAGAGTGAGCAGAGGATCCTCTTCTACGTCGCTTCCCGCGGCCATCACGCCGAGATCGGCGGCATCGCCCCCGGCTCCATGCCCGCCGACAGCAGCACCATCGAGGAGGAGGGCGTCCTCTTCGACAACTGGCTGCTCGCGGAGAACGGTCGCTTCCGAGAGGAGGAGACCCTCCGTCTGCTCACCGAGGCGCCGTACCCCTCCCGCAATCCGAAGACCAACCTCGCCGACCTCCGCGCCCAGATCGCCGCCAACCGCAAGGGCGTCGACGAAGTCGGCCGCATGATCGAGAACTTCGGTCTCGACGTCGTCCAGGCGTACATGAAGCACGTCCAGGACAACGCCGAAGAGGCCGTGCGCCGGGTGATCGACGCACTGGAAGACGGCGAGTACGCCTACGAGACCGACTCGGGCGCCGTCATCCAGGTCCACGTGCGCGTGGACCGCGAAAACCGCTCCGCCACCGTCGACTTCACCGGTACGTCCGCCCAGCTGACCACCAACTTCAACGCGCCCTTCGCGGTGGTCAACGCGGCTGTCCTGTACGTGTTCCGGACGCTCGTCGACGACGACATCCCGCTCAACGACGGCTGTCTGCGCCCGCTGGACATCGTCGTACCGCCCGGCTCCATGCTGGCGCCCGAACCGCCGGCCGCCGTCGTCGCGGGCAACGTGGAGACCTCGCAGGCCATCACGGGCGCCCTGTATGCGGCGCTAGGCGTCCAGGCCGAGGGCTCCGGCACCATGAACAACGTCACCTTCGGCAACGAACGGCACCAGTACTACGAGACCGTGGCCTCCGGGTCCGGCGCGGGCGAAGGCTTCCCCGGCGCGCCCGCGGTCCAGACCCACATGACCAACTCGCGGCTCACGGATCCCGAGGTCCTGGAGTGGCGACTGCCCGTACAGCTCGACGAGTTCGCGCTGCGGCCCGGCAGCGGCGGCGCCGGAAAGTGGCGCGGCGGAGACGGTGCCGTACGTCGTATCCGGTTCCACGAGCCCATGAAGGTCTCCACCCTGTCCCAGCACCGTAGGGTGCCCCCGTACGGTATGGCGGGCGGCGAGCCCGGTGCGCTGGGCGCCAACCGCGTGGAGCACGCGGACGGTACGGTCACCGAACTCGCCGGTCGTGACTCGGCGGACGTCGGCCCCGGCGACGTACTCGTCATCGAGACCCCCGGCGGCGGAGGCTATGGCCCGCCGTCGACCCAACACCCCCAGCAAGCAGGAGAAGAGACCAATGATCTTCGGGCGTTCTGAGCGCGGCAAGCCCCCGGTCGAGCCCGTCACGCTCAAGATCCTGGTGGCCGGCGGCTTCGGCGTGGGCAAGACCACGTTCGTCGGCGCGGTCAGCGAGATCAGGCCGCTGCGTACCGAGGAACTGCTGACCGAGGCAGGACGCCCGGTCGACGACACGAGCGGTGTCGAGGGCAAGCGCACCACCACCGTCGCCATGGACTTCGGGCGCATCACCCTGCGCGACGACCTGGTGCTGTACCTGTTCGGCACACCCGGGCAGGAACGGTTCTGGTTCATGTGGGACGAGCTCTCCGAAGGTGCCCTCGGAGCCGTGGTGCTTGCCGACACCCGCCGCCTGGAGGACTGCTTCGCGGCCGTCGACTACTTCGAGCGCCGCTCCATACCCTTCCTCGTCGGTGTCAACTGCTTCGAGGGAGCTATCCGTTACCCGGAGGAGGATGTACGCCAGGCCCTCGACCTCGACGCGGACGTACCGATCGTGCTGTGCGACGCCCGGCACAAGCAGTCGGTCAAGGACGTCCTGGTAGGCGTCGTCCAGCACGCCATGGCGTACTCGGCGCGGCGCCGTCAGACCGTCACCACCTGAGACACGGGTGCGGCCCGTACCCCCGCCGACAGGGGTACGGGCCGCGGCTTCTCGGCACCACGCGCGCGTGCCTAGTTCTCGCCGTCCTCTTCCCAGCCGAAGCTCTTCTCCACGGCCTTGCGCCAGTTGTGGTACTGACGGTCCCGGACGGACGCCTCCATGCTCGGCGTCCACTCGACGTCCTTCTGCCAGTGGGACTTCAGCTCGTCGAGGTCGTTCCACACGCCGGTGGCGAGCCCGGCCGCGTACGCGGCACCCAGGCACGTGGTCTCGGAGACCTTCGGCCGGACCACCGGCACGTCGAGCACGTCCGCCTGGTGCTGCATGAGCAGGTTGTTCTTGGTCATGCCGCCGTCCACCTTCAGGGTGGTGATCTGCACCCCGGAGTCCTGATACATGGCGTCCACGACCTCGCGCGTCTGCCAGCTCGTCGCTTCGAGCACCGCGCGCGCGAGGTGCGCCTTGGTGACGTACCGCGTGAGACCCGTGACGACGCCGCGCGCGTCGGAGCGCCAGTAGGGCGCGAACAGGCCGGAGAAGGCGGGCACGATGTACGCGCCGCCGTTGTCCTCGACGCTCGCCGCCAGGGGTTCGATCTCGTCGGCGGTACGGATGATGCCGAGCTGATCGCGGAACCACTGGACCAGGGCGCCCGTGATGGCGATCGACCCCTCCAGGCAGTACACCGGCGCCTCACTGCCGATCTTGTAACCCATCGTCGTCAGCAGCCCGTTCTTCGAAGGGACCGGCCGATTGCCCGTGTTGAGCAGCAGGAAGGATCCCGTGCCGTACGTGTTCTTCGCCGTACCCACGTCGTAGCAGGCCTGCCCGAACACGGCGGCCTGCTGGTCGCCCAGCGCGGACGCCACGGGCACGCCCGCCAGTTGGCCGACCGCGGTGCCGTAGACCTCGGCGGACGACTTGATCTCGGGCAGCACGGCGTCGGGCACGTTCATCGCGGACAGGATGGACTGATCCCACTGGAGGGTCTCCAGGTTCATCAGCATGGTCCGTCCGGCGTTCGTCACGTCGGTGACGTGCTGTCCGCCGTCCGTGCCGCCGGTGAGGTTCCAGATCAGCCAGGAGTCGATGGTGCCGAAGGCGATCTCACCGTTCTCGGCCCGTGCGCGCAGCCCCGGCACGTTGTCCAGCAGCCAGGCCGCCTTCGGTCCCGAGAAATACGTGGCCAGCGGCAGTCCGGTCTGCTCGCGGAACCGGTCCTGCCCGTCGGAGCCGCCGAGTTGCCTGGTCAGCGCCGCTGTGCGGGTGTCCTGCCACACGATCGCGTTGTGCACGGGCTTGCCCGTCGCGCGGTCCCACAGGACCGTCGTCTCGCGCTGGTTGGTGATGCCGAGCGCGCTGAGCTGGTCGGCCCGCAGCCCGGCCTTGGCGATCGCTCCGGCGACGACGGCCTGCACCTTGGACCAGATCTCGGTGGCGTCGTGCTCCACCCAGCCGGGCTTGGGGAAGATCTGGCGGTGCTCGCGCTGGTCGACGGCCACGACCGCGCCGTCCTGGTTGAAGATGATGCAGCGGCTGGAGGTGGTGCCCTGGTCGATAGCGGCGACGAACTTGTCCGTCATGACGTCCCCTTCGTCGGTTCCTGCACAAGGCTGCGTTTCGCAAGGGCTGTGTTTCAGAAGGCCGCGTGGAAGATCACCCCGGACAGCGCCCCGCCGATCAGCGGTCCCACCACCGGGATCCACGCGTAACTCCAGTCCGAGGTGCCCTTGTTGGGAATCGGCAGCAGGGCGTGGACGATGCGCGGGCCCAGGTCACGGGCCGGGTTGATGGCGTATCCGGTGGGCCCGCCGAGCGACAGACCGATGCCGACGACCAGGAAGGCGACGACGAGGACCGCGGTACCGGACTCGCCGAGTCCCTTGGTGAGGCCGAAGGCCAGGATCGGCAGGACCAGGCCGATCGTCGCGATGATCTCCGTGATCAGGTTCGCCACGGGATTGCGGATCGCGGGCGCGGTGGAGAAGATCCCGAGCGTCGGCTGGGCGATCTCCTCCTCGGCGTTGGCCTGGAACTGCGCGAAGTAGACCAGCCAGCACAGGACCGCCCCGAGCATCGCGCCGACCATCTGACCGGCGATGTAGACGGGAACCTGGTCCCAGTCCCCGGTGTCGACGGCGATCCCGAGGGTCACAGCGGGGTTGAGATGCCCGCCGGACAGCGGTGCGGCGGTGTACGCCCCGGCGAGCACGCCGAAGCCCCAGCCGAACGCGATGACGACCCAGCCGGAGTCCTTCGCCTTGGAATAGTTGAGGACGACGGCAGCGACCACGCCGGCGCCGAAGAGGATCAGAATCGCCGTACCGATGACCTCGCCGAGGAATACGTCTCCGTTGCTCATGGCGGCTCCTAGGCCCTGGCCCGGGACGTTCCCGCCCCGGTCCTCCGTGCAGGGTTGCGGTTCCCTTGGCGAACTGCCGAGAGCAGGGAGAATCCCGCGCCCCGCCCGGCGTCCGCGACGAGCGTGCCGTCGCAGCCGAATCGCCCGTGGGGGAATGGGCCTGAGCTCGTGGGGGGCCCGCGCGGCGTGGTGCCTGGATGCGCCGAGAATGTACGGCGATGTCGACTGACACCGGAAGTGTTCACCGGGCCCCGGGGGGCGTCAAGGTCGCCGACGGCAACGGT
Encoded proteins:
- a CDS encoding MIP/aquaporin family protein; the encoded protein is MSNGDVFLGEVIGTAILILFGAGVVAAVVLNYSKAKDSGWVVIAFGWGFGVLAGAYTAAPLSGGHLNPAVTLGIAVDTGDWDQVPVYIAGQMVGAMLGAVLCWLVYFAQFQANAEEEIAQPTLGIFSTAPAIRNPVANLITEIIATIGLVLPILAFGLTKGLGESGTAVLVVAFLVVGIGLSLGGPTGYAINPARDLGPRIVHALLPIPNKGTSDWSYAWIPVVGPLIGGALSGVIFHAAF